The proteins below come from a single Xiphophorus hellerii strain 12219 chromosome 14, Xiphophorus_hellerii-4.1, whole genome shotgun sequence genomic window:
- the LOC116732469 gene encoding serine/arginine repetitive matrix protein 2-like isoform X18, which translates to MSSIPQGRGYNDTHRDTTSLAWLSICKQTEKDHNNPSSGCTDRSRSVSGEGADNRKHPPGSGAAKSPEPGRSDQPKYTTESATEILSRFGLDKDDLGELNAYSEDQITPENLKYVLMQISIKKKERAAEKSSESQPTIGLKSDLHKTPVKSNKVIDCGDFGSSVAKKETEKDSTDKSRGKSLVETHKPSEDRLQRCVLKGKSRESEISEQNKMVSPKHKPDETKLYKPLSPKQPESTSKPSKAEQKSSNSKESKTRIKETMVAGQNKKSPEKKNPEVQTELKCGQQGQDKSVMQTKFKGSSFKNDSSCAIVSSKQKPDEPKTCKPLPPKQPESTSKSSNPGKAEQKSSNSKESKTQIKETTVAGQYKKHPEKKIPEVQTELKRGQQGQDKPVIQTKFKGSSSKNEPSHAVISAKQKPGEPKPCKPLPPKQPESTSKSSNPGKAEQKSSNNKESKTQIKETTVAGQNKAELKRGQQGRDKPVIQTKFKGSSCKNEPSHAIIRDCKGISPESFPHYCSICNKESRNVHAWCSHMKTTEHREKCKTLYPDLFCEQQFPRIDSTWRRCRETGKHKSDSRRRNASHSRSQERHHRRGSSSRSPCRRNASRSRSRSHGRRHRRGSSSRSPCRRNASRSRSRSHGRRHRRGSSSRSPCRRNASRSRSRSHGRRHRRGSSSRSPCRRKASRSRSRSHGRRHRRGSSSRSRCRRNASRSRSRSHGRRHRRGSSSRSHSPYRQRRKSRSRSTSTSDSSSSEDRRDRCRSPSRSSYSYRQTHRSQSRSPRYEKSTSCLPSPGMPSERQLSPKNSSKNPPSPSRSGEKQTSGDTSVPQDENSAETLVKKLLQSSAVQSLSKQIDVESLVKTLTPVFLDEFNKLTSTPGSSEAPQTKSTASSPPNHEQEVGAETLRSADGSDRSGPVLEQSVNAAASGNLEEKEQEVTSTRKRGRPRKKARNTLVRKSAGVKHESSEENREEEETKSLPGASLDSSSALLGDVKTETDAEAAEVLDQSVNAAAAGELEEMEEKEREVTSIRKGGRPRKKPRKTPVRKSARGKPENPEENREEEDQSLPGASLDPSSSALLGDVKTETDNETAEVLDQSVNAVAAGELEETEQTEQEVTSIIKRGRPRKKSRKTPVRKSAGGKPENPEENREEDKSLPGASLDPSSSALLGAVKTETDNETAEVLDQSVNAVAAGELEETEQTEQEVTSIIKRGRPRKKSRKTPVRKSAGGKRENPEENREEEDQSLPGASLDPSSSALLGAVKTETDNETAEAGNLEEMEDTEQEVTSTRKRGRPRKKPRKTPVRKSAGGKPENPEENREEEDKSLPGASLDPSSSALLGAVKTESDDEAAEGPDKKNLDGRLEEEEEEDEEVACKKRRKSPCTTADFILPPFNTDISFGEEFTARKLGYYCSLCSVFYMLKSNEEDTHCCSRNHYDNLLKHSQMKEEEPSPPPKRKTRSSR; encoded by the exons ATGTCTTCAATTCCACAGGGACGTGGCTACAATGATACTCACAGGGACACTACATCCTTGGCCTGGCTTTCAATATGCAAACAGACCGAAAAAGATCACAATAACCCATCTTCTGGCTGCACAGACAGAAGCAGAAGTGTTTCTGGTGAAGGTGCAGACAACAGGAAACATCCTCCAGGTTCAGGTGCTGCTAAATCTCCAGAACCAGGCAGATCGGATCAACCCAAGTACACAACAGAATCAGCTACTGAGATCCTCAGCAGGTTTGGACTCGACAAGGACGACTTGGGAGAGCTCAATGCTTACTCTGAGGATCAGATCACCCCTGAAAACCTGAAATACGTCCTGATGCAGATTTCCATTAAGAAGAAGgaaagagctgcagagaaatcCTCTGAATCGCAGCCCACTATTGGTCTAAAGAGTGACTTGCATAAAACTCCCgtaaagtcaaataaagttATTGATTGCGGTGATTTTGGAAGTAGCGTTGCTAAAAAGGAGACTGAAAAAGATAGCACAGATAAGAGTAGAGGTAAGTCACTGGTGGAAACTCACAAACCCAGTGAGGACCGGCTGCAAAGATGTGTGTTAAAGGGCAAAAGCAGAGAGTCTGAGATTAGtgagcaaaataaaatggtttCACCCAAACATAAACCTGATGAGACTAAACTCTACAAACCTCTTTCTCCAAAGCAACCAGAGTCCACATCCAAACCTAGTAAAGCAGAACAGAAGAGTTCCAACAGCAAGGAAAGCAAAACTCgaataaaagaaacaatggTTGCTGGACAGAATAAGAAAAGTCCAGAGAAGAAGAACCCGGAGGTTCAGACTGAGCTGAAGTGTGGACAGCAAGGACAGGATAAGTCAGTGATGCAGACTAAATTTAAGGGgtcatcttttaaaaatgattcttCATGTGCCATAGTTTCATCCAAACAGAAACCTGACGAGCCTAAAACCTGCAAACCTCTTCCTCCAAAGCAACCAGAGTCCACATCTAAATCCTCCAATCCTGGTAAAGCAGAACAGAAGAGTTCCAACAGCAAGGAAAGCAAAACTCAGATAAAAGAAACAACGGTTGCTGGGCAGTATAAGAAACATCCAGAGAAGAAGATCCCTGAGGTTCAGACTGAGCTGAAACGTGGACAACAAGGACAGGATAAGCCAGTGATCCAGACTAAATTTAAAGGGTCATCTTCTAAAAATGAGCCTTCACACGCTGTAATTTCAGCCAAACAGAAACCTGGCGAGCCTAAACCCTGCAAACCTCTTCCTCCAAAGCAACCAGAGTCCACATCTAAATCCTCCAATCCTGGTAAAGCAGAACAGAAGAGTTCCAACAACAAGGAAAGTAAAACTCAGATAAAAGAAACAACGGTTGCTGGGCAGAATAAGGCTGAGCTGAAGCGCGGACAGCAAGGACGGGATAAGCCAGTGATCCAGACTAAATTTAAGGGGTCATCTTGTAAAAATGAGCCTTCACACGCCATAATTAGAGATTGTAAAGGTATCTCACCAGAATCCTTCCCACATTACTGTTCGATATGCAACAAGGAAAGTCGTAACGTACAT gctTGGTGTTCCCACATGAAGACCACTGAACATCGTGAGAAGTGCAAAACCCT ATACCCAGACTTGTTTTGTGAACAACAATTCCCCAG AATAGACTCAACCTGGAGGCGGTGTCGGGAGACGGGAAAACACAAGAGTGATTCTCGCCGCAGAAACGCTTCCCATTCCAGAAGTCAAGAACGCCATCACAGAAGAGGCTCCAGTTCTCGCTCACCCTGCCGGAGAAACGCTTCCCGTTCCCGCTCCAGAAGTCATGGCCGGCGTCACAGAAGAGGCTCCAGTTCTCGCTCACCCTGCCGGAGAAATGCTTCCCGTTCCCGCTCCAGAAGTCATGGCCGGCGTCACAGAAGAGGCTCCAGTTCTCGCTCACCCTGCAGGAGAAATGCTTCCCGTTCCCGCTCCAGAAGTCATGGCCGGCGTCACAGAAGAGGCTCCAGTTCTCGCTCACCCTGCAGGAGAAAAGCTTCCCGTTCCCGCTCCAGAAGTCATGGCCGGCGTCACAGGAGAGGCTCCAGTTCTCGCTCACGCTGCCGGAGAAACGCTTCCCGTTCCCGCTCCAGAAGTCATGGCCGGCGTCACAGAAGAGGCTCCAGTTCTCGCTCTCACAGCCCGTATCGTCAGCGCCGTAAATCCAGGAGTAGATCAACTTCCACCTCAGACAGTTCTAGCTCTGAGGACAGAAGAGACAGGTGCAGGAGCCCATCCAGGTCTTCCTACAGTTATAGACAAACCCACAG GTCTCAATCTCGTTCTCCAAGGTACGAGAAGTCCACCTCCTGTCTGCCCTCTCCAGGAATGCCTTCTGAGAGACAGCTTTCacccaaaaacagcagcaagaaTCCGCCATCACCAAGCAGAAGCGGCGAGAAACAAACGTCCGGAGACACATCGGTTCCTCAGGATGAGAACAGTGCAGAGACACTGGTGAAGAAACTGCTTCAATCATCAG CTGTCCAGTCTTTGTCAAAGCAGATAGATGTAGAGAGCCTTGTGAAAACTCTGACTCCGGTTTTCCTGGACGAGTTCAACAAGTTAACCTCAACACCCGGATCATCAGAGGCGCCTCAGACTAAAAGCACAGCCAGTTCCCCGCCAAATCACGAG caggaagtcGGAGCAGAAACTCTGAGATCTGCTGACGGCTCAGATCGAAGCGGCCCAG TTTTAGAGCAGAGTGTAAATGCTGCAGCTTCAGGTAATCTGGAGGAaaaggaacaggaagtgacatcaacTAGAAAAAGAGGCCGACCCAGGAAGAAAGCCAGAAATACTCTTG TGAGAAAATCTGCTGGAGTAAAACATGAGAGCTCcgaagaaaacagagaagaagaagaaaccaaaTCACTTCCTGGTGCGTCGCTggattcttcttctgctctgttGGGGGACGTCAAGACGGAAACGGacgctgaagctgctgaag ttttaGATCAGAGTGTGaacgctgcagcagcaggtgagcTGGAGGAAATGGAGGAGAAGGAACGGGAAGTGACATCAATAAGAAAAGGAGGCCGACCCAGGAAGAAACCCAGAAAGACTCCTG tcagaaaatcTGCCAGAGGAAAACCTGAGAACcctgaagaaaacagagaagaagaagaccaATCACTTCCTGGTGCGTCGCTGGatccttcttcttctgctctatTGGGGGACGTCAAGACGGAGACGGATAATGAAACTGCTGAAG TTTTAGATCAGAGTGTGAACGCTGTAGCAGCAGGTGAGCTGGAGGAAACTGAGCAGacggaacaggaagtgacatcgaTAATAAAAAGAGGCCGACCCAGGAAGAAATCCAGAAAGACTCCTG TGAGAAAAtctgctggaggaaaacctgagaaccctgaagaaaacagagaagaagacaAATCACTTCCTGGTGCGTCGCTGGatccttcttcttctgctctatTGGGGGCCGTCAAGACGGAGACGGATAATGAAACTGCTGAAG TTTTAGATCAGAGTGTGAACGCTGTAGCAGCAGGTGAGCTGGAGGAAACTGAGCAGacggaacaggaagtgacatcaatAATAAAAAGAGGCCGACCCAGGAAGAAATCCAGAAAGACTCCTG TGAGAAAATCTGCTGGAGGAAAACGTGAGAACcctgaagaaaacagagaagaagaagaccaATCACTTCCTGGCGCATCGCTGGatccttcttcttctgctctatTGGGGGCCGTCAAGACGGAGACAGATAATGAAACTGCTGAAG caggtaaTCTGGAGGAAATGGAGGACacggaacaggaagtgacatcaacCAGAAAAAGAGGCCGACCCAGGAAGAAACCCAGAAAGACTCCTG TGAGAAAAtctgctggaggaaaacctgagaaccctgaagaaaacagagaagaagaagacaaatcACTTCCTGGCGCATCGCTGGatccttcttcttctgctctatTGGGGGCCGTCAAGACGGAGTCGGAtgatgaagctgctgaaggTCCAGACAAAAAGAACTTGGACGGACGcttggaggaagaggaggaggaggatgaagaag TAGCCTGTAAAAAACGAAGGAAGTCTCCTTGTACCACTGCTGATTTTATCCTGCCACCTTTCAACACAGACATCTCCTTTG GCGAGGAGTTTACTGCTCGTAAACTGGGATATTACTGTTCCCTCTGCTCTGTTTTCTACATGCTGAAGAGCAACGAAGAGGACACTCACTGCTGCAGCAGAAATCATTACGACAACCTGCTG AAACATTCGCAGATGAAAGAAGAGGAACCTTCACCGCCTCCAAAAAGGAAAACCAGAAGCTCTCGATGA
- the LOC116732469 gene encoding serine/arginine repetitive matrix protein 2-like isoform X21, with the protein MSSIPQGRGYNDTHRDTTSLAWLSICKQTEKDHNNPSSGCTDRSRSVSGEGADNRKHPPGSGAAKSPEPGRSDQPKYTTESATEILSRFGLDKDDLGELNAYSEDQITPENLKYVLMQISIKKKERAAEKSSESQPTIGLKSDLHKTPVKSNKVIDCGDFGSSVAKKETEKDSTDKSRGKSLVETHKPSEDRLQRCVLKGKSRESEISEQNKMVSPKHKPDETKLYKPLSPKQPESTSKPSKAEQKSSNSKESKTRIKETMVAGQNKKSPEKKNPEVQTELKCGQQGQDKSVMQTKFKGSSFKNDSSCAIVSSKQKPDEPKTCKPLPPKQPESTSKSSNPGKAEQKSSNSKESKTQIKETTVAGQYKKHPEKKIPEVQTELKRGQQGQDKPVIQTKFKGSSSKNEPSHAVISAKQKPGEPKPCKPLPPKQPESTSKSSNPGKAEQKSSNNKESKTQIKETTVAGQNKAELKRGQQGRDKPVIQTKFKGSSCKNEPSHAIIRDCKGISPESFPHYCSICNKESRNVHAWCSHMKTTEHREKCKTLYPDLFCEQQFPRIDSTWRRCRETGKHKSDSRRRNASHSRSQERHHRRGSSSRSPCRRNASRSRSRSHGRRHRRGSSSRSPCRRNASRSRSRSHGRRHRRGSSSRSPCRRNASRSRSRSHGRRHRRGSSSRSPCRRKASRSRSRSHGRRHRRGSSSRSRCRRNASRSRSRSHGRRHRRGSSSRSHSPYRQRRKSRSRSTSTSDSSSSEDRRDRCRSPSRSSYSYRQTHRSQSRSPRYEKSTSCLPSPGMPSERQLSPKNSSKNPPSPSRSGEKQTSGDTSVPQDENSAETLVKKLLQSSAVQSLSKQIDVESLVKTLTPVFLDEFNKLTSTPGSSEAPQTKSTASSPPNHEQEVGAETLRSADGSDRSGPVLEQSVNAAASGNLEEKEQEVTSTRKRGRPRKKARNTLVRKSAGVKHESSEENREEEETKSLPGASLDSSSALLGDVKTETDAEAAEVLDQSVNAAAAGELEEMEEKEREVTSIRKGGRPRKKPRKTPVRKSAGGKRENPEENREEEDQSLPGASLDPSSSALLGAVKTETDNETAEAAGDLEEMKDTEQEVASTKKRGRSGKKPRKAPVRKSAGGKPENPEEETKSLPETEAECPDRQNLDGRLEEEEEDEGRCKADGEGLEEETVPLGSVLDQSVNAAAAGNLEEMEDTEQEVTSTRKRGRPRKKPRKTPVRKSAGGKPENPEENREEEDKSLPGASLDPSSSALLGAVKTESDDEAAEGPDKKNLDGRLEEEEEEDEEVACKKRRKSPCTTADFILPPFNTDISFGEEFTARKLGYYCSLCSVFYMLKSNEEDTHCCSRNHYDNLLKHSQMKEEEPSPPPKRKTRSSR; encoded by the exons ATGTCTTCAATTCCACAGGGACGTGGCTACAATGATACTCACAGGGACACTACATCCTTGGCCTGGCTTTCAATATGCAAACAGACCGAAAAAGATCACAATAACCCATCTTCTGGCTGCACAGACAGAAGCAGAAGTGTTTCTGGTGAAGGTGCAGACAACAGGAAACATCCTCCAGGTTCAGGTGCTGCTAAATCTCCAGAACCAGGCAGATCGGATCAACCCAAGTACACAACAGAATCAGCTACTGAGATCCTCAGCAGGTTTGGACTCGACAAGGACGACTTGGGAGAGCTCAATGCTTACTCTGAGGATCAGATCACCCCTGAAAACCTGAAATACGTCCTGATGCAGATTTCCATTAAGAAGAAGgaaagagctgcagagaaatcCTCTGAATCGCAGCCCACTATTGGTCTAAAGAGTGACTTGCATAAAACTCCCgtaaagtcaaataaagttATTGATTGCGGTGATTTTGGAAGTAGCGTTGCTAAAAAGGAGACTGAAAAAGATAGCACAGATAAGAGTAGAGGTAAGTCACTGGTGGAAACTCACAAACCCAGTGAGGACCGGCTGCAAAGATGTGTGTTAAAGGGCAAAAGCAGAGAGTCTGAGATTAGtgagcaaaataaaatggtttCACCCAAACATAAACCTGATGAGACTAAACTCTACAAACCTCTTTCTCCAAAGCAACCAGAGTCCACATCCAAACCTAGTAAAGCAGAACAGAAGAGTTCCAACAGCAAGGAAAGCAAAACTCgaataaaagaaacaatggTTGCTGGACAGAATAAGAAAAGTCCAGAGAAGAAGAACCCGGAGGTTCAGACTGAGCTGAAGTGTGGACAGCAAGGACAGGATAAGTCAGTGATGCAGACTAAATTTAAGGGgtcatcttttaaaaatgattcttCATGTGCCATAGTTTCATCCAAACAGAAACCTGACGAGCCTAAAACCTGCAAACCTCTTCCTCCAAAGCAACCAGAGTCCACATCTAAATCCTCCAATCCTGGTAAAGCAGAACAGAAGAGTTCCAACAGCAAGGAAAGCAAAACTCAGATAAAAGAAACAACGGTTGCTGGGCAGTATAAGAAACATCCAGAGAAGAAGATCCCTGAGGTTCAGACTGAGCTGAAACGTGGACAACAAGGACAGGATAAGCCAGTGATCCAGACTAAATTTAAAGGGTCATCTTCTAAAAATGAGCCTTCACACGCTGTAATTTCAGCCAAACAGAAACCTGGCGAGCCTAAACCCTGCAAACCTCTTCCTCCAAAGCAACCAGAGTCCACATCTAAATCCTCCAATCCTGGTAAAGCAGAACAGAAGAGTTCCAACAACAAGGAAAGTAAAACTCAGATAAAAGAAACAACGGTTGCTGGGCAGAATAAGGCTGAGCTGAAGCGCGGACAGCAAGGACGGGATAAGCCAGTGATCCAGACTAAATTTAAGGGGTCATCTTGTAAAAATGAGCCTTCACACGCCATAATTAGAGATTGTAAAGGTATCTCACCAGAATCCTTCCCACATTACTGTTCGATATGCAACAAGGAAAGTCGTAACGTACAT gctTGGTGTTCCCACATGAAGACCACTGAACATCGTGAGAAGTGCAAAACCCT ATACCCAGACTTGTTTTGTGAACAACAATTCCCCAG AATAGACTCAACCTGGAGGCGGTGTCGGGAGACGGGAAAACACAAGAGTGATTCTCGCCGCAGAAACGCTTCCCATTCCAGAAGTCAAGAACGCCATCACAGAAGAGGCTCCAGTTCTCGCTCACCCTGCCGGAGAAACGCTTCCCGTTCCCGCTCCAGAAGTCATGGCCGGCGTCACAGAAGAGGCTCCAGTTCTCGCTCACCCTGCCGGAGAAATGCTTCCCGTTCCCGCTCCAGAAGTCATGGCCGGCGTCACAGAAGAGGCTCCAGTTCTCGCTCACCCTGCAGGAGAAATGCTTCCCGTTCCCGCTCCAGAAGTCATGGCCGGCGTCACAGAAGAGGCTCCAGTTCTCGCTCACCCTGCAGGAGAAAAGCTTCCCGTTCCCGCTCCAGAAGTCATGGCCGGCGTCACAGGAGAGGCTCCAGTTCTCGCTCACGCTGCCGGAGAAACGCTTCCCGTTCCCGCTCCAGAAGTCATGGCCGGCGTCACAGAAGAGGCTCCAGTTCTCGCTCTCACAGCCCGTATCGTCAGCGCCGTAAATCCAGGAGTAGATCAACTTCCACCTCAGACAGTTCTAGCTCTGAGGACAGAAGAGACAGGTGCAGGAGCCCATCCAGGTCTTCCTACAGTTATAGACAAACCCACAG GTCTCAATCTCGTTCTCCAAGGTACGAGAAGTCCACCTCCTGTCTGCCCTCTCCAGGAATGCCTTCTGAGAGACAGCTTTCacccaaaaacagcagcaagaaTCCGCCATCACCAAGCAGAAGCGGCGAGAAACAAACGTCCGGAGACACATCGGTTCCTCAGGATGAGAACAGTGCAGAGACACTGGTGAAGAAACTGCTTCAATCATCAG CTGTCCAGTCTTTGTCAAAGCAGATAGATGTAGAGAGCCTTGTGAAAACTCTGACTCCGGTTTTCCTGGACGAGTTCAACAAGTTAACCTCAACACCCGGATCATCAGAGGCGCCTCAGACTAAAAGCACAGCCAGTTCCCCGCCAAATCACGAG caggaagtcGGAGCAGAAACTCTGAGATCTGCTGACGGCTCAGATCGAAGCGGCCCAG TTTTAGAGCAGAGTGTAAATGCTGCAGCTTCAGGTAATCTGGAGGAaaaggaacaggaagtgacatcaacTAGAAAAAGAGGCCGACCCAGGAAGAAAGCCAGAAATACTCTTG TGAGAAAATCTGCTGGAGTAAAACATGAGAGCTCcgaagaaaacagagaagaagaagaaaccaaaTCACTTCCTGGTGCGTCGCTggattcttcttctgctctgttGGGGGACGTCAAGACGGAAACGGacgctgaagctgctgaag ttttaGATCAGAGTGTGaacgctgcagcagcaggtgagcTGGAGGAAATGGAGGAGAAGGAACGGGAAGTGACATCAATAAGAAAAGGAGGCCGACCCAGGAAGAAACCCAGAAAGACTCCTG TGAGAAAATCTGCTGGAGGAAAACGTGAGAACcctgaagaaaacagagaagaagaagaccaATCACTTCCTGGCGCATCGCTGGatccttcttcttctgctctatTGGGGGCCGTCAAGACGGAGACAGATAATGAAACTGCTGAAG cagcaggtgatCTGGAGGAAATGAAGGATACGGAACAGGAAGTGGCATCCACTAAAAAAAGAGGACGATCCGGGAAGAAACCCAGAAAGGCTCCTG TGAGAAAAtctgctggaggaaaacctgAGAACCCTGAAGAAGAAACCAAATCACTTCCTGAGACGGAGGCTGAATGTCCTGACAGACAGAACCTGGATGGACGcttggaggaagaggaggaggatgaaggacGATGCAAGGCCGACGGAGAAGGTTTGGAAGAGGAGACAGTTCCTTTAG GTTCCGTTTTAGATCAGAGTGTGaacgctgcagcagcaggtaaTCTGGAGGAAATGGAGGACacggaacaggaagtgacatcaacCAGAAAAAGAGGCCGACCCAGGAAGAAACCCAGAAAGACTCCTG TGAGAAAAtctgctggaggaaaacctgagaaccctgaagaaaacagagaagaagaagacaaatcACTTCCTGGCGCATCGCTGGatccttcttcttctgctctatTGGGGGCCGTCAAGACGGAGTCGGAtgatgaagctgctgaaggTCCAGACAAAAAGAACTTGGACGGACGcttggaggaagaggaggaggaggatgaagaag TAGCCTGTAAAAAACGAAGGAAGTCTCCTTGTACCACTGCTGATTTTATCCTGCCACCTTTCAACACAGACATCTCCTTTG GCGAGGAGTTTACTGCTCGTAAACTGGGATATTACTGTTCCCTCTGCTCTGTTTTCTACATGCTGAAGAGCAACGAAGAGGACACTCACTGCTGCAGCAGAAATCATTACGACAACCTGCTG AAACATTCGCAGATGAAAGAAGAGGAACCTTCACCGCCTCCAAAAAGGAAAACCAGAAGCTCTCGATGA